The Thermoclostridium stercorarium subsp. stercorarium DSM 8532 genome contains a region encoding:
- a CDS encoding AraC family transcriptional regulator yields the protein MDRELKVYNILEQPFYITRQKHDTTFNMPVCHYHNVYEIYYLLEGRRNYFIQNKIYPVVKGDIVLININDIHKTMDFNNSAHERILINFKKDFIAPLLDDNNCLLDCFLSENKVIHLNVSEQSFVQSILMKMLEEDRKKQKGYRTYEKILLTELLLFINRNMEKFNEQKRYSSSIQNKMSEVALYLMENYMKKISLKQVAEEFFITPSHLSRTFKKTTGFTFVEYLNSIRIKEARKLLKETGKSVMEIAELTGFESQTHFGRVFKQMTGMSPLQYRKQPGF from the coding sequence ATGGACAGGGAGTTAAAGGTATACAATATCCTCGAGCAGCCTTTTTATATAACAAGACAGAAACATGACACTACATTCAACATGCCTGTCTGTCATTATCATAATGTGTATGAAATATATTATCTGCTGGAAGGCCGAAGGAATTATTTTATCCAGAACAAGATATACCCCGTTGTTAAAGGCGATATTGTTCTTATAAACATAAACGATATACACAAGACAATGGATTTTAACAATTCCGCCCATGAAAGGATTCTAATCAATTTCAAGAAGGATTTTATTGCGCCTTTGCTGGATGATAACAACTGTTTGCTCGACTGTTTCCTCAGCGAAAACAAAGTAATTCACCTTAATGTTTCAGAACAGAGTTTTGTACAGTCCATACTGATGAAAATGCTTGAAGAGGACAGGAAAAAGCAGAAGGGTTACAGGACCTATGAGAAAATACTGCTTACCGAACTGCTGCTGTTTATTAACCGGAATATGGAAAAGTTCAATGAGCAGAAAAGATACAGCAGCAGTATCCAGAACAAGATGTCCGAAGTGGCCCTTTACTTAATGGAGAACTACATGAAAAAAATCTCGCTGAAACAGGTGGCGGAGGAATTTTTCATAACGCCGAGCCATTTAAGCAGGACCTTTAAAAAGACCACAGGCTTTACTTTCGTTGAATATTTAAACAGCATAAGGATTAAGGAAGCGAGGAAGCTTTTAAAGGAAACGGGAAAGAGTGTAATGGAGATTGCCGAATTAACGGGATTTGAAAGCCAGACCCATTTCGGCAGGGTATTTAAGCAAATGACGGGCATGTCGCCGTTACAGTACAGAAAACAGCCTGGATTTTAA